From the genome of Candidatus Neptunochlamydia sp. REUL1:
GGGCTTTATCGAGTCACTTATTGCGATCTTAGGTCTCAACCTTAACTGCCCCCATTACTCAGTCTTCTCTCGGAGAGCCAGACATCTGAAAATCCCTTTAAAAAGGCCTCTTAAGCCAGGGGAAAGCTTGAATGTGATTTTCGATTCTACCGGATTGAAAGTTTTTGGTGAGGGTGAATGGAAAACCCGCAAGCATGGATACTCTAAAAGGAGAACATGGAGAAAACTTCATGTGGGCATGTGTGTTGATTCGAATGAGATTGTTATTGGAGCTCTGAGCTCAAATAATGTAACTGATGACGCAGCTATGGTTGAGATGATGGATTGCCTAGACGACTTCTCGTTGGGAGATGTTTACGGTGACGGGGCCTATGACACAATAGATTGTCGGATGGCCGTAGATGATCGAGGGGGAAGGCCGGTCATTCCACCACCAAACAATGCCCGCCTTCACAAGAAAGATCCCGCTCCATGCTTGGCTCAAAGAAATACAGCTATAGAGGAAATCAGGCGAGGTGGAGAAGATGGGAGAAAGCTTTGGAAGGAGAAGGTGGGATATCATAAAAGGTCTTTGGTCGAGACTTTTATGTTCCGATTCAAGACGATTGTGGGAGACAAACTTCGCTCAAGAACCTGGGCAAATCAATTTACCGAATCTATGATAAAGCTCCAAGCTCTGAACTGTATGACCGAACTGGGTATGCCAGATAGTTATAAAGTGATAAACTGACCCACAGAAGTGGGAGGGCCAAAAAGACTTTCAATGAATTATGCAACAAAGCCTGTTCAATTTACCATAAGTGTCAGATTAAGTCTTGCTATTTACAAATAATCTCATAAATGAAAAATCCGTGTGACTTTAATATTTTAATTAACTATAGTTGGTTCTTACATAAACAAATTAAGGAAAATTAGATGGAAGTTGTAGCATATCGCACTCGAGTTGATCAAAGCTATATTTGTTTTCAGTCTGACCACTTAGGCGGGATTTCTCCAATCCACTTTTCTCAAGAGCTCCCACTTGTTGAACGTAATGCTCTTCCAAAA
Proteins encoded in this window:
- a CDS encoding IS5 family transposase, encoding MTNKKDSNPSKKRDLYRIRNWKQYNTSLKNRGSITFWFSPEVIEKWYSNENLGSRGRPKFYSDDAILCALMIRAVFHCKLRQLQGFIESLIAILGLNLNCPHYSVFSRRARHLKIPLKRPLKPGESLNVIFDSTGLKVFGEGEWKTRKHGYSKRRTWRKLHVGMCVDSNEIVIGALSSNNVTDDAAMVEMMDCLDDFSLGDVYGDGAYDTIDCRMAVDDRGGRPVIPPPNNARLHKKDPAPCLAQRNTAIEEIRRGGEDGRKLWKEKVGYHKRSLVETFMFRFKTIVGDKLRSRTWANQFTESMIKLQALNCMTELGMPDSYKVIN